A genomic stretch from Neodiprion fabricii isolate iyNeoFabr1 chromosome 3, iyNeoFabr1.1, whole genome shotgun sequence includes:
- the LOC124177176 gene encoding cytochrome c oxidase subunit 7A2, mitochondrial isoform X1, giving the protein MPYYNFNSFTGRIAETTHPQPFYPLAPHRLDLAEPPKIMYDSSRTKPVQVASASTSARPQSTLSPELLKKYQKFQAPNNIPVHLKGGPMDKILLGTTVVLIGIGLIQAGDLIYKLGFPKK; this is encoded by the exons ATGCCATACTATAATTTCAACTCGTTCACAGGTCGAATTGCGGAAACAACGCACCCGCAGCCGTTTTATCCACTC GCACCCCATCGTCTGGATCTTGCCGAGCCACCTAAAATCATGTACGACTCATCGCGCACCAAGCCGGTGCAGGTAGCATCCGCTTCCACCTCTGCAAGGCCGCAATCTACTCTGTCGCCTGAACTGCTCAAGAAGTACCAAAAGTTCCAG GCACCAAACAATATCCCAGTACATCTGAAAGGAGGACCAATGGACAAAATTCTTCTTGGAACAACAGTGGTCTTGATCGGCATTGGATTGATACAAGCTGGTGATCTGATCTACAAACTCGGCTTTCCAAAGAAATAA
- the LOC124177176 gene encoding cytochrome c oxidase subunit 7A1, mitochondrial isoform X2, giving the protein MDQNIDQFLNYVAAPHRLDLAEPPKIMYDSSRTKPVQVASASTSARPQSTLSPELLKKYQKFQAPNNIPVHLKGGPMDKILLGTTVVLIGIGLIQAGDLIYKLGFPKK; this is encoded by the exons ATGGACCAAAATATTGATCAGTTCCTGAATTACGTTGCA GCACCCCATCGTCTGGATCTTGCCGAGCCACCTAAAATCATGTACGACTCATCGCGCACCAAGCCGGTGCAGGTAGCATCCGCTTCCACCTCTGCAAGGCCGCAATCTACTCTGTCGCCTGAACTGCTCAAGAAGTACCAAAAGTTCCAG GCACCAAACAATATCCCAGTACATCTGAAAGGAGGACCAATGGACAAAATTCTTCTTGGAACAACAGTGGTCTTGATCGGCATTGGATTGATACAAGCTGGTGATCTGATCTACAAACTCGGCTTTCCAAAGAAATAA